DNA from Candidatus Neomarinimicrobiota bacterium:
TGGTTCGGAAAATGGGAGTTGCTCTTCGCGAGAAAAAAGATGCACTGGGTAGTTTGGTAGCCCTGGAAATGGGTAAAATCAAACAGGAGGGCGACGGAGAAGTTCAGGAAATGATCGATATTGCCGACTTCGCTGTTGGACAATCCAGGATGCTTTATGGAAGTACCATGCACTCCGAGCGTTTCCAGCACCGCATGTATGATCAATACCATCCCCTAGGTGTCGTAGGGGTTATTTCTGCCTTTAATTTTCCCGTAGCCGTCTGGGCCTGGAACTCCTTTCTGGCTGCCATCGCCGGTGATACAACCATCTGGAAACCATCATCAACAGCTCCACTCTGTGGTATTGCAGTTCAGAAGATTTGTAATCAGGTCCTGGAGGAGAATGGTTATAAAGGTATTTTCAACGTGGTTATTGGTCGTGGATCTGTTATTGGAGAGCGTCTTATTAATGATAAACGCATCCCCATGGTCTCATTTACCGGATCAACACCCATGGGTCGTCATGTAGGTGAAGTGGTTGCTAAACGATTTGGCAGTACCATTCTGGAACTTGGCGGCAATAACGCCATCGTTATTGATGATACTGCTAATCTGGATATGGCTATCCCCGCCACCGTTTTTGGTGCTGTTGGAACAGCCGGTCAACGTTGTACGTCCACCCGCCGGATCATCATCCAGGAAAATATCATGGATGGTTTTGTTGAGCGCCTGGTAAAAGCCTATGGCCAGGTTCGCATTGGTGATCCTCTGGAAGAAGGAACTCTGATGGGACCCTTGGTTGATGCCGGTGCCGTGGAAGTATACGAACAGGCCATTCGTGAAATCAAGGAAGTTGGTGGAAAAATTGTTGCTGGTGGTAACGCCATCAAAGACAGATCAGGCTATTTCGTGGAACCTACCATTGTTATCGGTGAGAACCACTGGGATATCATTCAGCGAGAGACTTTTGCGCCTATCCTGTACATTATTCCCTTCAAAACCATTGATGAGGCCATTGAAATTCACAACGCAGTGCCACAGGGACTCTCTTCAGCCATCTTCACCATGAATATGCAGCATGCTGAGCAGTTCCTTTCACATGTGGGTTCTGATTGCGGTATTGCCAATGTGAATATTGGTACTTCAGGTGCTGAGATCGGTGGAGCATTTGGTGGTGAAAAGGAAACTGGCGGTGGTCGTGAATCTGGTTCCGATGCATGGAAGGCTTATATGCGTCGTCAAACCAATACCATCAACTGGAGTAAAGAACTACCTTTAGCCCAAGGAATTTCCTTCGATCTCTAGAAGCATTGCAAAAATTTGGGGCGTAGGCATAAATACTTGCGCCCTATTGTTTTTGGTTAGGAGTTAGGTGTTAGGTGTTAGGTGTTGGGAGTTTAAAAATATCTTCGACTTTCGACTTTCGACTTTC
Protein-coding regions in this window:
- a CDS encoding aldehyde dehydrogenase family protein encodes the protein MDFLKELGIEEFNAGASIGAGEWLATSGTDVLKSRNPATGEVIAKVYQCTEEAYEQVVAAAAEAFKEWRQVPAPIRGELVRKMGVALREKKDALGSLVALEMGKIKQEGDGEVQEMIDIADFAVGQSRMLYGSTMHSERFQHRMYDQYHPLGVVGVISAFNFPVAVWAWNSFLAAIAGDTTIWKPSSTAPLCGIAVQKICNQVLEENGYKGIFNVVIGRGSVIGERLINDKRIPMVSFTGSTPMGRHVGEVVAKRFGSTILELGGNNAIVIDDTANLDMAIPATVFGAVGTAGQRCTSTRRIIIQENIMDGFVERLVKAYGQVRIGDPLEEGTLMGPLVDAGAVEVYEQAIREIKEVGGKIVAGGNAIKDRSGYFVEPTIVIGENHWDIIQRETFAPILYIIPFKTIDEAIEIHNAVPQGLSSAIFTMNMQHAEQFLSHVGSDCGIANVNIGTSGAEIGGAFGGEKETGGGRESGSDAWKAYMRRQTNTINWSKELPLAQGISFDL